The Desulfobacterales bacterium genome includes a region encoding these proteins:
- a CDS encoding protein-L-isoaspartate(D-aspartate) O-methyltransferase: MTVKIALFFAALFFCAESHSAENFAIKKEEMIQQQLIARGIKDTRVIMAMRKVDRHLFVPLVHRHLSYADHPLPIGEGQTISQPYIVALMTELLELKGNEKVLEIGTGSGYQAAILSETARKVYTIELSEPLANRSRKLLTQLGYTNVQVKHGDGFIGWPEYAPYDAVIVTCAPEKVPPALVEQLAEGGKLVIPVGTHWQELKLLSKTKGKVEARNVVSVRFVPMLRETNSKPQ; this comes from the coding sequence ATGACGGTTAAAATAGCTTTGTTCTTCGCCGCCTTGTTTTTTTGCGCGGAAAGCCATTCCGCGGAAAACTTTGCCATTAAAAAAGAAGAGATGATCCAGCAGCAATTAATCGCCAGGGGCATCAAGGACACGCGGGTTATCATGGCAATGCGCAAGGTGGACAGGCACCTGTTTGTTCCGCTTGTTCACAGGCATCTTTCTTATGCGGACCATCCTTTGCCGATTGGCGAAGGGCAGACCATCTCCCAACCCTATATCGTTGCGCTTATGACCGAATTACTGGAATTGAAAGGCAACGAGAAGGTGCTGGAAATCGGAACAGGCTCAGGGTATCAGGCGGCAATTCTGTCGGAAACGGCGAGAAAGGTTTATACGATCGAGCTGTCGGAACCCCTGGCGAACCGCTCACGAAAATTGCTAACACAATTGGGCTATACAAACGTGCAAGTTAAACATGGGGACGGATTCATCGGATGGCCCGAATATGCGCCTTATGATGCCGTAATTGTCACTTGTGCGCCCGAGAAAGTTCCCCCTGCGTTGGTTGAACAACTGGCCGAAGGCGGAAAGCTGGTGATCCCCGTTGGGACGCATTGGCAGGAACTCAAGCTACTAAGCAAAACTAAGGGCAAGGTTGAGGCCCGAAACGTGGTTTCCGTCAGATTTGTGCCGATGCTAAGGGAGACAAACTCCAAACCACAGTAA